In the genome of Bremerella sp. P1, the window CTTGGCGACCGCCGAGAGGGATTTGTAACGAACCCCGTCGTATTCCAAGCCATCGTCCAAGATACGAACCTCGAGCGACTTACCTTTGTAGGTACGGATGATTGAGGTTCCAGCTGGTGGTAAACGTGGATCGGAGGGAGGCTTGATCCGTTTGGTCTTAGTGGTTGTTGGGGCAGGACTTTCCAGCTGTGAATTTCTGGGAGGCGTCACACGGACATCGGCGACGTTCACCAACTCCGCCGCTCGATCCTTGGCACGTTGCGATAGACCTCCGAACTCATTGGCTTGGAGCCGCCAGGCGATTCTCCGAATGAGCCAGCGTTTGTTTCTTCCGTTGGTCGCTTCGCCGAATACCGCCGCAAACTTCTCGCGAAGCTCGTTGACGGTCATCCCTTCCATTGAGGCGACCTCTTTGTCGATGTTTAACGACATTCATCTTCTCCTGGGTTGAGACTCGTAGATTTAACACGTGTGTCCAGAGAGCAAGATTCTGGCGAGGAACTCAAGCGGTCATGGGGAGAAGTTTTGGGATTCGTTCGCAGAGACTTTCGGTACCGCAAGACGGCTCGGGCGAAGAGGCAAACGATCTCTTCTCGACGCTGTTCTGGTGTCGATTCTTCCGACGATATTCGCGACCGCACGATGACCTCCATTTCAGAGCTGACAGGGCGATAGATAGATTTCCTCTACCTCTTAACAACCCAGTCGCGGTTAGAAATGACGAAAGAAGGCCTCAAAAAATCGACGCGGAACTTTTCAGATAAATAGGGTTGTGCCTGCTAGCGGCGTTGATATGATAGGACTCGCTACGTGGACATTCGTCCACTCTAAAGGTTATCCGGTGCCGGGACGAACGGGCTCCGGGGATATCTGCGGCTCTCCCCGTTTCAATGCCGCACGCATCCATGGCACGTGCTTCTGCGCTGCTTTCTTTGCCTGATCAATTCGATTTAGTCACACTGCGTAGGTGATGTTCTTGAGGGCATCTTCGTTGCGCGCTGGGACAATAC includes:
- a CDS encoding DUF2924 domain-containing protein, translated to MSLNIDKEVASMEGMTVNELREKFAAVFGEATNGRNKRWLIRRIAWRLQANEFGGLSQRAKDRAAELVNVADVRVTPPRNSQLESPAPTTTKTKRIKPPSDPRLPPAGTSIIRTYKGKSLEVRILDDGLEYDGVRYKSLSAVAKAITGSHCNGYRFFRLEDQG